From one Bradyrhizobium sp. Ash2021 genomic stretch:
- a CDS encoding Arc family DNA-binding protein has protein sequence MAKKKSESTNAVDRLKRNVAALDRMHAASKVDPMPSAKPPGRGSPQFVLRYSPKMRDQIARLAKANGRSINSELIALLERALNYGDDVEQLQGSIGEIFDRVERLESVVRDHDAKLSGDDDPANED, from the coding sequence ATGGCGAAGAAGAAATCAGAATCGACAAATGCGGTAGATCGCCTCAAGCGAAACGTCGCCGCGCTTGATCGCATGCACGCGGCCAGCAAGGTCGATCCCATGCCATCGGCGAAACCGCCGGGTCGAGGGTCGCCGCAATTTGTTCTGCGATACTCACCCAAAATGCGCGATCAAATCGCACGGCTCGCGAAAGCAAATGGCCGCTCGATCAATTCGGAGCTGATTGCCTTGCTCGAAAGAGCCTTGAATTACGGCGACGACGTCGAACAGCTTCAAGGTTCGATCGGTGAGATTTTCGACCGTGTCGAAAGACTGGAGAGCGTAGTACGTGATCATGACGCCAAGCTAAGTGGGGACGACGATCCGGCGAACGAGGATTGA
- a CDS encoding cold-shock protein: MAIGTVKWFNPTKGYGFIQPDSGGKDVFVHISAVEKAGFSSLAEGAKVSYEEKENRGKTSAENLRIG, from the coding sequence GTGGCGATAGGTACTGTGAAGTGGTTCAATCCAACCAAAGGGTATGGTTTTATTCAGCCGGACAGCGGCGGCAAGGACGTGTTCGTGCACATTTCCGCGGTGGAGAAAGCCGGCTTCAGTTCGCTGGCTGAGGGTGCAAAGGTCAGTTACGAAGAGAAGGAAAACCGGGGCAAGACGTCCGCGGAAAATTTGAGAATCGGCTAA
- a CDS encoding cold-shock protein, producing MAIGTVKWFNATKGFGFIQPDNGGKDVFVHISAVEKAGFSSLAEGAKVSYEIIADRGKESAGNLRLG from the coding sequence GTGGCGATAGGTACAGTGAAGTGGTTCAATGCAACGAAGGGTTTTGGATTTATTCAGCCCGACAACGGTGGCAAGGACGTGTTCGTCCATATCTCCGCGGTTGAGAAAGCCGGTTTCAGTTCGCTCGCTGAGGGCGCTAAGGTGAGCTACGAAATCATTGCCGATCGCGGCAAAGAATCGGCCGGAAACCTAAGACTGGGCTAA
- a CDS encoding class I SAM-dependent methyltransferase, which produces MSTFSTALSTYDDIAAEYYDAARHPTCANFFELSAAFLVPRIQKYAPAAKAILEVGTGRSIVAPIVAANKLPLSHVTLLDQSPRMLEHSRDWGRRGARLLVADATSTGLPRTSFELIVSSLGDPYNDANFWQEVSRLLRSGGVCLFTTPAWEWSERFRGESHRRVAEFVLANGAKALVRSDIPSVATQSQMIGGVGLYLDEMQELDAAHLSGPLSSKLLFEGKTSPLPLVRGLAVKKR; this is translated from the coding sequence ATGAGCACTTTTAGCACCGCACTCTCCACCTACGATGACATTGCGGCGGAATATTATGATGCTGCTCGTCATCCGACATGCGCCAATTTTTTTGAATTGAGCGCCGCCTTCCTAGTTCCGCGAATTCAAAAATATGCTCCCGCCGCGAAGGCCATTCTGGAGGTCGGTACGGGCCGATCGATCGTGGCTCCGATTGTGGCCGCGAATAAATTGCCCCTCTCGCACGTCACGTTGCTAGATCAGTCTCCGCGAATGCTCGAACACTCGCGGGATTGGGGGCGGCGCGGTGCAAGATTGCTCGTCGCGGACGCCACCAGCACGGGACTGCCGCGTACAAGTTTTGAACTGATCGTGTCGTCGCTTGGGGATCCCTACAACGATGCGAACTTTTGGCAGGAGGTGAGCCGCTTGCTAAGATCAGGAGGAGTTTGCCTCTTCACGACACCCGCTTGGGAATGGTCCGAGAGGTTCCGTGGGGAATCGCATCGGAGGGTGGCTGAGTTTGTATTGGCGAATGGCGCCAAGGCTCTTGTTCGTTCCGATATTCCGTCTGTGGCGACGCAAAGCCAGATGATTGGCGGTGTCGGGCTCTATTTGGACGAGATGCAAGAGCTTGACGCAGCGCATTTGTCGGGACCGCTCTCGTCAAAGCTATTGTTCGAGGGGAAAACCAGCCCCTTGCCGCTGGTTCGCGGCCTCGCCGTCAAAAAGAGGTAG
- a CDS encoding HAD family hydrolase, translated as MKQVDVAVFDLDNTLYDWYASFLPAFYSMVDAATSILKCDREVLLDELRAVHIKHHDVEHPFSLLETETIRELSRKSSPAEARSILDPAFHAFNKARKHNLALFPGVRPTLNELRSRGIRLVAFTDSSYFATLRRVRQLDLVDVFERIFCRAKSESMLTPLAESPVDNLAAITTELPASETKPDPAVLNDIAKNEKTKPSSIAYVGDSISKDVLMARRAGCFAIWAKYGVHRDPAMYDRLVRISHWTDEDIVRERNFAQEASTITPDFTCENSISELLGVLEGPRARTVNA; from the coding sequence ATGAAACAAGTCGACGTAGCTGTCTTTGATCTCGATAATACTCTATATGATTGGTACGCGTCTTTTCTTCCTGCATTTTATTCCATGGTTGATGCAGCCACTTCTATCTTGAAGTGCGATCGGGAGGTCTTGCTTGACGAGCTACGAGCAGTGCACATCAAGCATCACGATGTGGAGCACCCATTCAGCCTTCTGGAAACCGAAACTATTCGGGAGCTCTCTCGCAAGAGTAGCCCTGCCGAAGCCCGAAGTATTCTGGATCCAGCGTTCCACGCATTCAATAAAGCACGGAAACATAATCTCGCATTGTTTCCAGGGGTGCGACCCACGCTCAACGAACTGCGTTCCCGGGGAATAAGATTGGTGGCTTTCACGGACAGCAGCTACTTCGCGACGCTCCGCAGGGTTCGTCAGTTAGATCTCGTAGATGTTTTTGAGAGGATATTCTGTCGAGCGAAAAGCGAGAGCATGCTAACTCCTTTGGCAGAATCGCCAGTCGATAACTTGGCCGCCATCACCACTGAATTGCCTGCTAGTGAGACCAAGCCCGATCCCGCGGTGCTCAACGACATCGCAAAGAACGAAAAGACCAAGCCATCGTCAATTGCCTACGTTGGCGACAGCATCTCCAAAGATGTTTTGATGGCAAGGAGAGCAGGATGCTTTGCGATCTGGGCAAAATATGGCGTCCACCGCGATCCCGCCATGTATGATAGGCTCGTTAGGATCTCTCACTGGACCGACGAAGATATTGTCCGCGAGCGCAATTTCGCGCAGGAAGCGTCGACGATCACCCCCGACTTCACTTGCGAAAACTCGATATCGGAACTTCTTGGAGTGCTAGAAGGGCCGCGAGCAAGGACGGTTAACGCCTAA
- a CDS encoding recombinase family protein, translated as MLVVTRLDRLARSTRDLLNLLGTIAEKGAGFKSLRDTWADTTTAHGRLMLTVLGGLAEFERELIRIRTGEGRERAKARGVILGRKPATRGNRPP; from the coding sequence GTGCTGGTTGTCACCCGGCTCGATCGTTTGGCGCGGTCTACCCGAGATCTACTCAATCTGCTGGGTACGATTGCCGAAAAGGGGGCCGGCTTCAAATCTCTCAGGGATACTTGGGCCGACACGACGACAGCGCACGGTCGTCTTATGCTGACCGTATTGGGCGGGCTTGCCGAGTTCGAGCGGGAGCTGATCCGGATCCGAACGGGGGAGGGACGCGAGCGCGCGAAGGCGAGGGGGGTAATCCTCGGTCGTAAGCCAGCGACGAGAGGCAATCGCCCGCCGTGA
- a CDS encoding IS3 family transposase (programmed frameshift) produces the protein MERRQFTREFKLEAVRLIKERGVSYAQASADLGVHPTQLRNWVKQLADDPQHAFPGQGQMKPEQLEIAQLKREVAKLRAERDILKKGRGLLREGINMKFAFIAKHRGIWPAEWLCGALGVSRGGFYAWLTRPRSQRSRSDEELGAKVRASFLASDRTYGARRVWHDMLAEGGLCGLHRIERLMRLQALKARPRRRRLPPDLGERQVAAVAPNVLDRSFDASAPNRKWIADFTYVWTAEGWLYVAAVVDLFSRRVVGWSMNAAMTAQLVTDALVMAIWRRGKPDALLHHSDRGSQYTSEQFQRLMADHGVVCSMSRSGNVWDNAAMESFFSSLKTERTTRRVYRTRDDAKADVFDYIERFYNPKRRHSTIGYLSPMEFEQQAGLA, from the exons ATGGAGAGACGGCAGTTTACGCGAGAGTTCAAGCTTGAGGCTGTACGCCTGATCAAGGAGCGCGGCGTGTCGTATGCGCAGGCGTCAGCAGACCTTGGCGTTCATCCAACGCAGTTGCGCAATTGGGTGAAGCAGCTGGCGGACGATCCGCAGCATGCATTCCCCGGCCAGGGCCAGATGAAGCCGGAGCAGTTGGAGATCGCGCAGCTCAAGCGCGAGGTCGCCAAGCTGAGAGCCGAACGGGACATCCTAAAAAAAG GCCGCGGCCTACTTCGCGAAGGAATCAACATGAAGTTCGCCTTCATCGCGAAGCACCGGGGGATCTGGCCGGCGGAATGGTTGTGCGGGGCGCTCGGTGTCTCGCGGGGTGGGTTCTATGCCTGGCTGACACGGCCGCGCAGCCAACGCAGCCGGAGCGATGAGGAGTTGGGCGCGAAGGTTCGCGCCAGTTTCCTCGCCAGCGATCGAACCTATGGCGCGAGGCGAGTGTGGCACGACATGTTGGCGGAAGGCGGGTTGTGTGGACTGCATCGGATCGAGCGTTTGATGCGGCTACAGGCTCTCAAAGCCCGTCCACGACGGCGGCGACTGCCGCCCGATCTGGGTGAGCGGCAGGTCGCCGCCGTCGCTCCCAACGTGCTCGACCGCAGCTTCGATGCGTCCGCTCCCAACCGCAAATGGATCGCTGACTTCACGTACGTGTGGACAGCGGAGGGTTGGCTCTATGTTGCCGCTGTCGTCGATCTCTTCTCCCGCCGTGTGGTTGGTTGGTCGATGAACGCAGCGATGACGGCCCAGCTCGTCACTGACGCCCTGGTGATGGCGATCTGGCGACGGGGCAAACCGGACGCGCTCTTGCATCATTCCGATCGCGGCAGCCAATACACCAGCGAACAGTTCCAGCGGCTGATGGCCGATCACGGCGTCGTCTGCTCGATGAGCCGGTCAGGCAACGTCTGGGATAACGCGGCGATGGAGAGCTTCTTCTCGTCATTGAAGACCGAGCGGACTACGCGCAGAGTGTACCGAACGAGGGATGACGCCAAGGCTGACGTCTTCGATTATATTGAGCGCTTCTACAATCCGAAACGCCGGCACTCGACGATCGGATATTTGAGCCCTATGGAGTTCGAGCAGCAGGCTGGATTAGCTTAA
- a CDS encoding recombinase family protein, with amino-acid sequence MAVYGYARVSTDGQSLTAQIAELKSAKCEKVFQEKISGAQSDRKQLSRLIAALAKGD; translated from the coding sequence ATGGCCGTCTATGGATACGCTCGAGTGAGCACGGATGGTCAGTCACTGACGGCACAAATAGCCGAGCTTAAATCCGCCAAATGCGAGAAGGTTTTTCAGGAAAAGATCAGCGGCGCGCAGTCCGACCGCAAGCAGCTGTCTCGACTAATTGCTGCTTTAGCTAAGGGGGACTGA
- a CDS encoding HupE/UreJ family protein gives MTARLMRWAALWLALNGCGDAVAHVTTTGLLRIEFAGDRILYALSVALPELPAASAAILTAAANGDRAAAETVAEAARRSVMIDVAGGRCRTGRVRIGGAGANETRATVEIDFTCDASHGRLDITEDWSAFLGEHYQTLGNLRTPSGERQVTFGEASRTATVDIDRTAATGWFDFIELGIKHILTGYDHLLFLVALLATARNVWSVVRIVTAFTLAHSVTLSVATMGIVTVPGRIIEPLIAATIVWVALENLFAAEPDRGRWIWSFGFGLVHGLGFASALGELGLKGAMLVRGLVGFNLGVEIGQLLFVAVFLPALMWLTRGRGAQLTPRIASLTVATIGTYWLVERIFVD, from the coding sequence GTGACGGCGAGGCTCATGCGATGGGCAGCACTCTGGCTGGCGCTCAACGGCTGCGGCGACGCTGTTGCGCATGTGACCACGACGGGATTGCTGCGCATCGAATTCGCAGGCGATCGGATACTCTATGCGCTTTCCGTCGCCCTGCCTGAACTGCCGGCTGCGTCCGCGGCCATCCTCACCGCTGCAGCCAACGGCGACCGCGCGGCGGCCGAAACGGTGGCCGAAGCGGCTCGCAGGAGTGTCATGATCGACGTCGCCGGCGGCCGCTGCCGGACGGGGCGGGTACGCATTGGCGGCGCCGGCGCAAACGAGACGCGCGCAACGGTCGAGATCGACTTCACGTGCGACGCCTCACACGGTCGCCTCGACATCACCGAAGACTGGAGCGCCTTCCTGGGCGAGCACTACCAGACCCTCGGCAATCTCCGCACGCCGAGCGGCGAGCGCCAGGTGACCTTCGGGGAGGCGTCGAGGACCGCCACCGTGGACATCGACCGCACGGCCGCGACGGGCTGGTTCGACTTCATCGAGCTCGGTATCAAGCACATCCTCACCGGCTATGACCATCTGCTGTTCCTCGTCGCGCTCCTCGCCACTGCCCGAAACGTATGGTCGGTGGTGCGCATCGTCACGGCCTTCACATTGGCTCACAGCGTGACGTTATCGGTCGCGACGATGGGCATTGTGACGGTTCCTGGCCGCATCATCGAGCCGCTAATTGCGGCGACGATCGTCTGGGTTGCGTTGGAGAATCTCTTCGCGGCCGAGCCCGACCGGGGGCGATGGATCTGGAGTTTCGGTTTCGGCCTTGTGCACGGTTTGGGGTTTGCCTCCGCACTTGGCGAGCTGGGCCTGAAGGGGGCGATGCTGGTACGCGGACTGGTGGGTTTCAATTTGGGTGTCGAGATCGGGCAGCTACTCTTCGTCGCCGTCTTCCTGCCGGCACTGATGTGGCTGACACGCGGGCGCGGCGCGCAGCTGACCCCGCGCATCGCGTCGCTGACGGTGGCCACGATCGGCACCTACTGGTTGGTCGAACGCATCTTTGTCGACTAA
- a CDS encoding GldG family protein — MIDQQVFNDWINLGWFAGVILALALLFAAGLKLPVRLAFASRVASATLVTAAALTVAILANVALFRHDAHLDLTHEKAFTPSAEAREVMRGLNEPVEVAYFFQKQNPAALALGAMLRQLARQNANFRVQLIDADQNPALASSQGVRTYNSAVLRLGERRVEVITTDDREIALGVLRLLRKRQVVICFAAGHGEYDIDNFEFHTHFEGTHTHSHDASGAGVVQMEQHGLGRLRRAIEKLGLVARKVSFATGQPIADDCALIVEANPRTPYSPGETDVLRRYLERGGSAMFLIEPDYTLDESITALLASAGIKVCDGVIVDPTEHYFTDEQMIAIARYGLHPATRGLALSFYPGARPLEVLPAANVQVTPLAASSADSYVIANRLGDQSQAKSGPRSSQIVALAAEGRLSQSTAATFRMIVVGDADFASNSFFPYLANSDAVLAEVSWLTHEERAPAMKPPVEVLPTVSLTGEQMRGIFFITVLLMPGVIALAGAAMWGWRR, encoded by the coding sequence ATGATCGACCAGCAAGTGTTCAACGATTGGATCAATCTCGGCTGGTTTGCCGGAGTCATCCTGGCGCTGGCGCTGCTCTTTGCGGCTGGACTGAAATTGCCGGTGAGGCTGGCCTTCGCCAGTCGCGTCGCCTCTGCCACGCTGGTTACCGCCGCCGCCCTGACGGTCGCGATCCTCGCCAATGTGGCGCTGTTCCGCCACGACGCGCACCTCGACCTCACTCACGAAAAAGCCTTCACGCCTTCGGCCGAGGCGCGCGAGGTCATGCGTGGTCTCAACGAACCGGTCGAGGTAGCGTATTTCTTCCAGAAGCAGAATCCAGCCGCGCTCGCACTTGGTGCAATGTTGCGGCAACTCGCGCGACAGAACGCGAATTTCCGCGTGCAGCTAATTGATGCCGACCAGAATCCGGCGCTGGCTAGCAGCCAAGGCGTTCGGACCTACAATTCCGCGGTGCTGCGCCTCGGCGAGCGCCGTGTCGAAGTGATCACCACCGACGATCGCGAGATTGCGCTCGGCGTGTTGCGACTATTGCGCAAACGCCAGGTCGTCATCTGCTTTGCGGCGGGTCACGGCGAATACGACATCGACAATTTCGAGTTCCACACGCATTTCGAAGGCACGCACACCCACAGCCATGACGCCTCCGGCGCCGGTGTCGTGCAGATGGAGCAGCACGGTCTCGGCCGCCTGAGACGGGCCATCGAGAAGCTGGGCCTCGTCGCCCGCAAGGTCTCCTTCGCGACCGGGCAGCCGATCGCGGATGATTGTGCCCTGATCGTTGAAGCTAATCCGCGGACCCCCTACAGCCCCGGAGAAACCGACGTGCTGCGCCGTTATCTGGAGCGCGGCGGATCTGCGATGTTCTTGATCGAACCGGACTACACGCTCGACGAGAGCATTACGGCCCTGCTTGCCAGCGCCGGCATCAAGGTGTGCGACGGTGTGATCGTCGATCCAACGGAGCATTATTTCACTGACGAGCAGATGATCGCCATAGCCCGCTACGGCCTCCATCCTGCCACGCGGGGACTGGCGCTCTCGTTCTATCCTGGCGCGCGTCCGCTGGAGGTCCTGCCCGCCGCGAACGTGCAGGTGACGCCGCTGGCAGCCAGCAGCGCCGACAGCTACGTCATCGCAAATCGTCTGGGTGACCAATCGCAGGCGAAGTCCGGGCCGCGCTCATCACAGATCGTCGCTCTCGCCGCCGAGGGGCGGCTGAGCCAATCGACGGCAGCAACTTTCCGCATGATCGTCGTGGGCGACGCTGATTTCGCTTCCAATTCCTTCTTTCCCTACTTGGCCAACTCCGACGCCGTGCTGGCAGAAGTCTCGTGGCTCACGCACGAAGAGCGAGCGCCGGCGATGAAACCGCCCGTCGAAGTGCTTCCCACGGTCTCGCTCACCGGCGAACAGATGCGCGGCATCTTCTTCATCACGGTTCTGCTGATGCCCGGAGTGATCGCGCTTGCCGGCGCCGCGATGTGGGGGTGGCGGCGATGA
- a CDS encoding ABC transporter permease subunit: MRTLRILFAKELNATLTSPIGYTVAAVFLLVLGYTFSLTLFVTKVANLQYIFHQMYVLSILLVPVLTMRTFAEERRSETLELLLTAPVRELSVVLAKYAATLTLVMGIFALTLVYAVILDRYGEPDWGPIYAGYLALALHASLLVAVGLLMSSITESQVVAAALSIGAFLMLWFADSVSYLLPPPFDSVAINLSLIGHFKPMVSGSVFLSDIGYFVTASMLALFLTAWGLAQR, translated from the coding sequence ATGAGAACGCTGCGCATCCTCTTCGCCAAGGAGCTGAATGCGACGTTGACGTCGCCGATAGGCTACACGGTTGCCGCCGTGTTCCTGCTTGTGCTTGGCTATACGTTCAGCCTCACGCTGTTCGTCACCAAGGTCGCGAACCTGCAATACATCTTTCACCAGATGTATGTGCTGTCGATCCTGCTGGTGCCCGTGCTGACGATGCGCACCTTCGCCGAGGAGCGGCGATCGGAGACGCTCGAACTGCTGCTCACCGCGCCGGTTCGGGAACTTTCGGTCGTGCTGGCGAAATATGCCGCTACGCTGACGCTGGTGATGGGAATTTTCGCGCTGACGCTCGTCTACGCTGTCATCCTCGACCGCTATGGTGAGCCGGACTGGGGACCGATCTACGCGGGCTATCTGGCGCTGGCGCTCCACGCCTCGCTCCTGGTCGCGGTCGGCCTCCTGATGTCGAGCATCACCGAGAGCCAGGTCGTCGCAGCGGCGTTGTCGATCGGCGCATTCCTGATGCTTTGGTTCGCCGATTCGGTGTCCTATCTTCTGCCGCCGCCCTTCGACAGCGTTGCGATAAATCTCTCCCTGATCGGCCACTTCAAGCCGATGGTCAGCGGTTCGGTGTTCCTGTCCGACATCGGCTATTTCGTCACCGCAAGCATGCTTGCGCTCTTCCTCACCGCTTGGGGGCTTGCGCAGCGATGA
- a CDS encoding ABC transporter ATP-binding protein, which produces MERSHQTSRREPAGATQQQACCTAGAALSRRCMIISSIDAAPPDDAPARTTDVPAISAVGVSKRYGSVTALDQLTLDIRYGEVFGLLGPNGSGKTTFMRLLAGYLLPSAGQLTVAGLDAVRDSLAVRRHIGYVPESAPLYRQMRVGEFLAFMARLRGLPEKAVGSAVERVVDRLALGAVVDKPTRALSRGYRQRAALAQALIHDPDILILDEPTNGLDPRQIIEMRELIRSLAGRHTVLMSSHILSEVEKTSDRVAVMLNGRLLGVRAMADTPDLEGWFLSLT; this is translated from the coding sequence TTGGAGCGCTCGCACCAGACCTCCAGGCGAGAGCCCGCCGGGGCGACGCAGCAGCAAGCCTGCTGCACGGCAGGTGCTGCTCTTTCGAGGCGCTGCATGATTATCTCGTCAATTGACGCGGCGCCGCCCGACGATGCGCCGGCCCGAACGACGGATGTTCCGGCCATTTCGGCTGTCGGCGTAAGCAAACGCTACGGCTCGGTCACAGCGCTCGACCAGCTCACGCTCGACATCCGCTACGGCGAGGTGTTCGGCCTGTTGGGGCCGAACGGTTCTGGCAAGACCACTTTCATGCGGCTGCTCGCCGGCTATCTGCTGCCTTCCGCAGGGCAGCTCACGGTGGCAGGTCTCGATGCCGTGCGCGATTCGCTCGCGGTGCGACGGCATATCGGCTATGTGCCGGAATCGGCGCCTCTCTACCGGCAGATGCGCGTCGGCGAATTCCTCGCATTCATGGCGCGGCTGCGCGGGCTGCCGGAAAAGGCGGTCGGCTCCGCCGTGGAGCGGGTGGTCGACCGCCTCGCGCTGGGCGCTGTCGTGGACAAGCCGACGCGCGCTTTGTCGCGCGGCTACCGCCAGCGCGCTGCCCTTGCCCAGGCTTTGATCCACGATCCCGACATCCTGATTCTCGATGAGCCGACCAACGGGCTGGATCCACGCCAGATTATCGAAATGAGGGAGCTAATCCGCTCGCTTGCGGGGCGCCATACGGTCCTCATGAGTTCGCATATCCTCAGCGAGGTGGAGAAGACCTCCGACCGGGTGGCGGTGATGCTCAACGGCCGGTTGCTCGGCGTCCGGGCCATGGCCGACACCCCGGATCTCGAAGGCTGGTTTTTGTCGCTGACATGA
- a CDS encoding N-acyl homoserine lactonase family protein — protein sequence MTTKHVAVSLALALGLAAYAAAPAVAQEGPKLYVFTSGSLGGFPKAALQMGGQGNIDWAPVSFYVLKHPKGNVIIDTGNNDKTITDPEGWWGPLAKGFGLKMTQDDAIPAQLAKIGLKTDDIKYVVVGHLHLDHGGNVGQFPNATLVAQDDELKAAWWPDVGFSLYYIPGDFADTKKMNIVRLNGDLDLFDDGSVRVMRAPGHTPGSQFVMVKLPKTGSVILTSDVVYLKENLDKNLIPPIPGTVNPGDAYRSYQRIRLMRDANNAQIFYGHDPEVFKATKHAPDFYD from the coding sequence ATGACGACGAAGCATGTTGCCGTGAGTCTAGCTCTCGCACTCGGCCTTGCGGCGTACGCCGCTGCGCCAGCTGTCGCACAGGAAGGCCCAAAACTTTATGTCTTCACATCCGGCTCATTGGGGGGCTTCCCGAAGGCCGCCCTGCAGATGGGCGGGCAAGGCAATATCGACTGGGCACCGGTGAGCTTCTACGTGCTCAAACATCCCAAGGGCAACGTCATTATCGACACCGGAAACAACGACAAAACGATAACCGACCCCGAGGGATGGTGGGGACCGCTCGCCAAGGGCTTCGGCCTCAAGATGACCCAGGATGACGCAATTCCGGCGCAGCTTGCCAAGATTGGTCTCAAGACAGACGACATCAAATACGTGGTGGTCGGTCACTTGCACCTGGATCATGGTGGCAACGTCGGCCAGTTTCCGAATGCGACCCTGGTCGCCCAGGACGACGAGCTGAAGGCGGCCTGGTGGCCGGATGTCGGCTTCTCCCTCTACTACATTCCGGGCGATTTCGCCGATACCAAGAAAATGAACATCGTTCGGCTCAATGGCGACCTGGACCTGTTCGACGACGGCTCGGTGCGCGTCATGCGCGCTCCTGGCCATACTCCCGGCAGCCAATTCGTGATGGTGAAACTACCCAAGACCGGTTCGGTCATCCTCACGAGCGACGTTGTCTATCTGAAGGAAAACCTCGACAAGAACCTGATCCCACCGATCCCGGGCACGGTGAATCCGGGCGACGCCTATCGCAGCTATCAGCGAATCCGGCTCATGCGCGACGCCAATAACGCGCAGATTTTCTATGGGCATGATCCAGAGGTCTTCAAAGCGACCAAGCACGCGCCCGATTTCTACGATTGA
- a CDS encoding ATP-binding cassette domain-containing protein, translated as MTASRPLMDIDNIAVEIQSMPALRGFTMQVPEGRMVSLVGRNGAGKTTLMRAIMGHLAPRHGTVRFDGADLTALPRHARAGLGIGYMPEDRGLVPQLTVEENILLPLWVSKTIHRRQRLDLVYDVIGELAEMRGRKALLLSGGQQKLVALGRALGIGTRCLLLDEPFEGIAPALSERISEVLATLKAKGLTVLMSQSDLNHSRTLFDVEFVIERGANLAA; from the coding sequence ATGACCGCCTCCCGGCCGCTGATGGACATCGACAACATCGCCGTCGAGATTCAGTCGATGCCGGCGCTGCGCGGGTTCACCATGCAGGTGCCCGAGGGAAGGATGGTCAGCCTCGTCGGACGCAACGGCGCCGGCAAGACCACCCTGATGCGGGCGATCATGGGCCATCTCGCGCCCAGGCACGGCACAGTCCGGTTCGACGGCGCGGACCTGACAGCGCTGCCCCGCCATGCACGGGCCGGCCTCGGCATCGGCTACATGCCGGAAGATCGCGGCCTGGTGCCGCAACTCACCGTCGAGGAGAACATCTTGCTGCCGCTGTGGGTCTCCAAGACAATCCACCGCAGGCAGCGGCTCGACCTCGTCTACGACGTGATCGGGGAACTGGCGGAGATGCGCGGCCGCAAGGCGCTGCTTCTCAGCGGCGGTCAGCAGAAGCTGGTCGCTCTCGGCCGAGCGCTGGGCATCGGCACCCGATGCCTGCTGCTCGACGAGCCGTTCGAAGGCATCGCGCCAGCGCTGTCGGAACGCATCTCCGAGGTGCTCGCTACGCTGAAGGCCAAGGGCCTAACCGTCCTGATGTCGCAGTCCGACCTGAACCATTCGCGCACGCTGTTCGACGTGGAATTCGTGATCGAACGCGGCGCCAATCTGGCGGCTTGA
- a CDS encoding ABC transporter ATP-binding protein, which translates to MTPVLSVKGLAKRFGAVVAADNISIDIPAGQKISLIGANGAGKTTFVNMVTGYMKPDGGRIELDGAPIGTRSPREVARLGISRSFQIPQLFIELTAAENLMVAVSGASGARLSAVSPAGARGRREDAMALLDRFGLGDAADRPVSELAGGVRKLVDIAMALARRPKLLLLDEPTSGVSAEEKFVTMDRVIHAVAGLPTTIVFVEHDMDIVNKYADRVVAFYNGRILADGAPAAVLQDPGVRRYVTGGAR; encoded by the coding sequence ATGACGCCGGTTTTGTCCGTCAAGGGTCTCGCCAAGCGCTTCGGCGCGGTGGTTGCGGCCGACAATATCAGCATCGACATTCCGGCCGGGCAAAAGATCAGCCTGATCGGTGCCAACGGCGCCGGCAAGACCACCTTTGTCAACATGGTCACGGGGTACATGAAGCCGGACGGTGGCCGGATCGAGCTCGATGGCGCACCGATCGGAACGCGCTCGCCGCGCGAAGTGGCGAGGCTCGGCATCTCGCGGTCGTTTCAAATCCCGCAATTGTTCATCGAACTGACCGCCGCCGAAAACCTGATGGTGGCGGTCTCCGGCGCCAGCGGCGCCAGGTTGTCCGCGGTGTCTCCGGCCGGCGCCAGGGGCCGCCGCGAAGACGCGATGGCGCTGCTCGACCGGTTCGGCCTCGGCGACGCCGCCGATCGGCCGGTGTCAGAACTCGCCGGCGGTGTGCGAAAGCTGGTCGATATCGCCATGGCGCTAGCGCGGCGGCCGAAACTGCTGCTGCTCGACGAGCCGACGTCCGGCGTCTCCGCGGAAGAGAAATTCGTCACCATGGATCGCGTGATCCATGCGGTCGCGGGTCTACCGACCACCATCGTCTTCGTCGAGCACGACATGGATATCGTCAACAAATATGCCGACCGGGTCGTCGCCTTCTACAATGGTCGCATCCTGGCGGACGGCGCCCCCGCTGCGGTTCTGCAGGATCCGGGCGTTCGCCGCTACGTCACGGGGGGCGCACGATGA